Within the Gemmatimonadaceae bacterium genome, the region CAGAACAGCGACCAGCATCATCGCGAGCGGGCGCATTGGATCTCCATGTTCTAGTCGTTGACTCGGCGGCCTATCATAGTCCCGGTGCTCCGGCGTCACCAGGCCAACCGCGCAGCTTGCAGCGCTTCGGCGTCGCGGGCCATACTCACGTGGATTCTTGTCTCTCGGCTCCCCACCCCACCCACACGAAGGTCTCAGCGCGGAGCTCACATGGACTCGAAGTTCGAGAAGACGCTGCCCTCGGAAACATCGAGCATCAATCGTCGCGAGTTCCTGCACGGAACGATGGCCACCGCCGCTGCGCTGAGCGTCGCGCCGCGACTTCCGAATCTCATCTCGTCGCCGAAGGACGACGTGATCGCGAAGATCGCCGGGCAGCACGATCGGACCGTGAAGATGCTCCAGGACTGGATCGCGTTTCCTTCGATCGCCGCCGAGAACCGGGGATTTCCGCAGGGCGCCGAGTACATGGCGAAGCTGCTGCGCGAGGCGGGATGCCAGCGCGCCGATCTCGTGCCGACGAAGGGAAAGCCCGGCGTCTTCGCGACGTACGACGTGGGTGCGCCGCACTCCGTCGGCATCTACTTCATGTATGACGTCAAACAGTTCGATCCGGCCGAGTGGAGCTCGCCGCCGCTCGAGGGTCGGCTCGTCGACAAACCGGGACTGGGCAAGGTGGTCGTCGGACGCGGCGCCACCAACGAGAAGGGACCTCAGGTCGCCTGTCTCGCCGCGCTACACGCCTTCAAGGCGGCGAATCAAAAGCTGCCGGTGAACTTGGTCGTCGTCTGCGAGGGCGAAGAGGAAATCGGCTCGCCGAACTTCTCGCAGATCGTCCTCGAGCCGAAGGTCGAGGCGGCGCTCAAGAAGTGTCTCGGCGTCGTAATTCCGTTCGGGAATCAGAGTCTCGACGGCTCGGTCGAGATCAACCTCGGCGCGAAGGGCGTGGTCGAGCTCGAGCTCGTGTCGAGCGGTGAAAAATGGGGACGCGGTCCCAAGCACGACGTGCACTCGAGCCTCGAGGCGCAACTCGACAGCCCGTCGTGGCATCTCGTGCAGGCGCTGAACACGCTCATCCAGCCGGACGGCCACACTCCCGCCGTCGCCGGATTCTTCGACAAGGTGCGCCCGCTCTCGGCGCGACAGAGACAGATTCTCGAAGCGGCTATCCCCCAACGCAACGAAGCGTTGGCCAAGACGTCGCTCGGTGTCGAGCGCTGGTTCAAGGACGAGTCGTTCCACGACGCCGAAGTGCGACTCGTGACGCAGCCGACGATCAACATCGAAGGACTCGTCGGCGGCTACACGGGGCCGGGCGGCAAGACGATTCTACCGCATCGCGCCATCGCGAAGATCGACATGCGCCTCGTACCCGACATGACGGCGCTCGGTACGCTCGAGTTGCTGAAGCAGCACCTCGCGAAGCACGGCTTTGGCGACATCGAGGTGAACATGAGCGGCGGATACGATCCCACCGAGACCGACCCCGACTCGAAGCTCGTCAAGGCGCAGATCGCGGCGTACAAGGCTCAGGGCGTCGAGCCGCTGCTCTGGCCTCGTCTCGCCGGCTCGTGGCCGGGCGTGCGCTTCACCGGCGCGCCGCTCAGCCTCCCGGCCGGACAATTCGGGATGGGCCATGGCGACGGCGCACACGCGCCTGACGAGTACTGGCTGATCGAGTCGGCGAATCCGAAGGTCGCCGGGATGGACGGCGCGGTGCGGTCATACGTCGAGCTGTTCTACGCCTGCGCGCAGGCGTGACGCCAGAAACTACGGCGCGACGATTCTCCACGTCGCGCCAATGGACGCATCCGCGCACGCGCAGAACGAGGTCGCCGCCGCCAACATGGCGAGTCGTATGCGTGAAATCTGAACCCGATCCGCGAATTCGCTAAGCCCGGAGCCGAGCGCTAATTTGTGCACGCTTGCCTCCCCCCCACGGCCGACTTCGCCGCCAATGATCGAGACCTCGTCCGGAACGACGAAGGCCGCGCGACCGTGAGCGGCCCGCTGTTCACGCAGCTTCAAGCGACACTGGGCGACGCCTATCGACTCGAGCGTGAGCTCGGCGGCGGTGGGATGAGCCGGGTCTTCGTCGCCGACGAGGTCCGACTCGGTCGCAAGGTCGTGGTGAAGCTCCTGTCGCCCGATCTCGCGCAGGGTCTCAGCGCGGAACGTTTCGAGCGCGAGATCCGAACGGTCGCCGGGCTCCAGCAGGCCAACATCGTCCCGGTGCTGACGGCCGGCGACACCGAAGGGCTCCCCTTCTACACGATGCCGTTCGTGGAGGGGGAGTCGCTTCGCGCCAGACTCGCCCGTGGGCCGCTCGCCGTCGCCGAAGTCGTGAGCGTTCTCAAGGACGTCTCGAAGGCGCTCGCCTACGCGCATCAGCGCGGCGTCGTCCATCGGGACATCAAGCCGGACAACGTGCTGATCTCGGGGGGCACGGCGGTCGTTACCGACTTCGGTATCGCCAAAGCGATCAGCGCCGCCCGCACGGATTCCGGCGGCGCGACGCTCACGCAAGTCGGCACGTCGATCGGAACTCCCGCGTACATGGCGCCCGAGCAGGCCGCGGGCGACGCCGGCATCGACTCCCGCGCCGACATCTACGCGCTCGGCGCCATGGCGTACGAACTGCTCAGCGGGCAACTCGTCTTCCCCGATCGCACCGCGCCGCGGATGCTCGCTGCTCATATGAGCGAGGATCCGCGCCCGCTCGCTACGCTGCGGGGCGACGTCCCTGCCGCGCTCGCCGATCTCGTGATGCGGTGTTTGGCGAAGGACCCGGCAAACCGGCCGCAGAGCGCCGGCGACGTCGTACGAGATCTCGAAACGATGGCGAGCGGCAGCGCGACGGCGATGCCGCCAATCCTGCTCGGCGGACCGGCGATGTTCATGAAGGCACTGGCGATCTATGCGGCGTCATTCGTCGTCGTCGCCGTCATCGCGAAGGCGGCCATCGTCGGAATCGGCCTTCCGGAATGGGTGTTCCCCGGTTCGCTGATCGTGATGGGACTCGGCCTGCCGGTGGTGTTGTGGACGGGGTATGTCCAGCGGGTGACCCGCCGCGCGATGACGGCGACGCCGACGTTCACTCCGGGCGGGACGCCGACCGCGACGCACGGCAAGATCGCGACGATCGCGCTCAAGGCCGCG harbors:
- a CDS encoding M20/M25/M40 family metallo-hydrolase, translated to MDSKFEKTLPSETSSINRREFLHGTMATAAALSVAPRLPNLISSPKDDVIAKIAGQHDRTVKMLQDWIAFPSIAAENRGFPQGAEYMAKLLREAGCQRADLVPTKGKPGVFATYDVGAPHSVGIYFMYDVKQFDPAEWSSPPLEGRLVDKPGLGKVVVGRGATNEKGPQVACLAALHAFKAANQKLPVNLVVVCEGEEEIGSPNFSQIVLEPKVEAALKKCLGVVIPFGNQSLDGSVEINLGAKGVVELELVSSGEKWGRGPKHDVHSSLEAQLDSPSWHLVQALNTLIQPDGHTPAVAGFFDKVRPLSARQRQILEAAIPQRNEALAKTSLGVERWFKDESFHDAEVRLVTQPTINIEGLVGGYTGPGGKTILPHRAIAKIDMRLVPDMTALGTLELLKQHLAKHGFGDIEVNMSGGYDPTETDPDSKLVKAQIAAYKAQGVEPLLWPRLAGSWPGVRFTGAPLSLPAGQFGMGHGDGAHAPDEYWLIESANPKVAGMDGAVRSYVELFYACAQA